In Deltaproteobacteria bacterium, the sequence CGAGCGTGACGCCCACCACCAGCTCCATCGCGATGTACAGGCGATCGTCGATCTCGCCGACGTCGTGGACGGTGATGACATTGGGATGCGACAGCGCCGCGGCGGCCTGTGCTTCGCGCTCGATCCGGAGTCGCAGGGGCGCGTCGACCACCGACGCACTGGCGAGCTTGAGCGCGATGCGTCGCTGCAGCTTGGGGTCGAACGCCAGCCACACCGTGCCGAAGTTGCCGCTGCCGAGCCGCTCGAGCACCACGAAGCGGCCGACCGTGACCGGCGCGAGATCGTGGCCCAGCAGGTTGCCGGCGACCGCTGCGAACACGAGCCGGCGGTCGAGGCTGGCCGCGTCGGGCAGTCGCTCCACCACCGGCTGCGTATCGTCGAGCGCTACTGACATCGACAGCCGCACGATGCGGTCGTGGTGCCCTGGTAACGGAACTGCCCCAGCCCCGCCGCGCAGGTGGAGGCCGGCACGGCCTTCCACGTGGGGCCACTGACCGCGAACACCACGTCATCGACGCAGGTGTCGGGCCCGATGCCCGTGAACTGCAGCTTGCCGACGGCACCGCAGACCGCGGCGCAGCGCTGGACGCCGCCGTCGACCTGTGCGTGACCGGAGTCCGCGCACGCCGTCCGTGCGGTCTCGAAGGTATGGTTCTCCGCCTCGCCGAGCCACTCGGGCGGAATCGTGAACACGGGTCCATCCGCCTTGCATGCGCTGCTCTTGAGCGTGCCGGTGCCGCCGGTGCCGTACTTCACACAGGTCGCGCCGCCATCGCCCTGCGGGTCGAGCGGGCTCACCAACGGCACGTCGGCGACCGGCGCGTCGCCATCGGCGTCGTCGGAGCTGGCGGGCGCAGGCAACAGCGTGGGCGAGATCTCGACGATCGCGTCGTCGAGCTCGGCCGCGCGGCTCGCTTCATCGCCCTCGGGATCGCAGGCGGCGGCACAGAGCAGGAGTGTCGTCGCAAGGATGGAAACGCGTCGCATGGTGGTCCTCGCCGCTGCCGTTCGGGCAGGGTCGGCGCGATAGAGTGGCGAGCGCGGCCGCGGATCACGGGCGACGGGAGAATTCTTCGACGGGGCCGAAAAACGGGTCCTGATGGCACGAATTCGCCATCATCCGCGACCGCCGGGGGTCGCCCCCTGGGCCTGCAGCCAGGCCGCGATGCGTCGACCGAGCGTTCCGTCTTGCTCGGCCCCCAGCCGCGCGCGCGCGGCCTCGGCCTGGGCGATCGCCCGCAGCCGCTCCGCGCGCGGCAGCATGCGTGCGCGCAGGAACTCGAGTCCAGCACAGGTGGAGACCGCCGCCCCCGAGCGTGTGCAGGCAGCGTCGTCGCCGACCAGCGCGACGAGCTCGACGTCACGCCCCTGCGCCAGCAGCAGCTCACCGAGCCCGAGCAACGGCTCGAAGCGCGCCGGCGTACCCTCGACACGTTCGGCGATCTCGATCGCGCGGCGGAAGTGCGACTCGGCCTCCTGCACGTGGCCGAGCGCCGAGGCGGTCAACGCGACCGCCTGGTGGGCGGCGCCCGTGGCTGGATGCTCGGCGCCCAGACGGCGCTCGCGGATCGCCAACGCCCGCGTCGCGGCGGCCAGCCCCTGCTCGTCCTCGCCGAGATCGTGGTGGGTGAAGGCCATGTTCACCAGTACCCGCGCGACCTCGCCGTCGTCGCTGCCGCGCGCGCCCTCGAGCACCTTCAGCACGCCACGGAACTCGTCGAGTGCCTCGCGATTGCGACCGCGTGCCGCCATCGCGATCGCGAGGTTCATGCGCAGTGGTGCGACGGCGAGCGCCGATGCCGGCACGCTGCGCATGCGGATCGCGAGTGCGCGCCGATAGCCGATCTCGGCGTCCTCGAGATTGCCGACCCGCAGGTCACAGCTCGCCAGCTCCTGCAGCGCGCGGCCGTAGTCGGGGTGCTCGTCGCCGAACCGATCTCCGACCACGGCCAGCAGCTCGCCGAGGTGCGCGCGGGCGTCGTCGATGCGCATGAGTTCGATCTCGACCGCACCGAGCCCCGACAGCGCGTCCATGCGCATGAAGAAAGCATCCTCACCGCCCGCGCGCGCCAGCTCGAGCGCGCGCTGGTAGTGCGGCAGCGCAGCGGCAGGCCCGGATGCTGCGTTCTCGACGTAGCCGAGCCGCAGCTCGCCGCTCGCAGCCATCCACGCCGGCAGCGTCGACAGCCGCAGCCGCAACGCGTCGGCCTGCGCGAGCGCGTGACGAGCCCCCTCGAAGTCGTGGGCGTCGGCGAGCCGCGATGACATCAGCGCCAGGGCGACGGCACGCACACCGTCGGCGCCACCGCGATCGGCCTCGATCACCGCCTCGCGAAGGGCCGCGAGCGCGGCCACGTCGTCGCCGTCGCCGTGCAGCAGTCGGCCCTGCTCGACGAGCACCGAGGCCAGCGTCGGCGCATGCCCGAGCGCGCGGGCCTGCTCCACCAGCGCGGTGAGCTCCGCGCGCGCGGCCGCGCTGTCACCGGTGACCGCCACCGCGCCGGCACGCCACAGTCGCCGCAAGAGATCGAGCTGATCGTGGAGCCGGTCCTCGGGCACCTCGAGCTCGTGCTCGAGCAGACTGCGGTCGTCGCAGACCGCGATCTCGCCACCGTCGGGCAGCACCGGCGCGGCGTACAGCAGCGCCTCGCGTGACATCAGCTGCAGCTGCTCCACCGTGGCCGCGAGCTGCAATTCGGCGCGCTCGAGGCACGCCAGCTGTCGCTGCGCGAGCTCGACCTCGGGGTCGGCACCGCCGCGCCCCAAGACCCGACACGCCACGCCACGTCGTTGGT encodes:
- a CDS encoding protein kinase; the protein is MDDRDDSRLAEHLRGAAPDDSIERRVVLARVRAELVAAVSTPQRIGRFEILRRLGAGAMGTVYAARDVELERRVAIKLLHDASDAEARLRKEAKALARLRHPHIVSVFEIGSFEGRTHVVMELVDGSDVGAWLRAAPRSWREVLAVFLQAGQGLAAAHAAGTVHRDFKPENVLVGEDGSVRVADFGLARHRTPTGFAALESRGPATTGSRDGAVGTPAYMAPEVIAGERAGPHSDQFSFCVALWEALFGERVGSTAATSVFALPPPATGRVPPRVRLVLRRGLALRPESRWRDMDALVDALARTLRRRWSPLAVACALPLGFALLSGSEPATPPPCDAQLLSAAWMDDEREALRDHYARAFDGDGARTSQFVVGRIDARVAALDQRRGVACRVLGRGGADPEVELAQRQLACLERAELQLAATVEQLQLMSREALLYAAPVLPDGGEIAVCDDRSLLEHELEVPEDRLHDQLDLLRRLWRAGAVAVTGDSAAARAELTALVEQARALGHAPTLASVLVEQGRLLHGDGDDVAALAALREAVIEADRGGADGVRAVALALMSSRLADAHDFEGARHALAQADALRLRLSTLPAWMAASGELRLGYVENAASGPAAALPHYQRALELARAGGEDAFFMRMDALSGLGAVEIELMRIDDARAHLGELLAVVGDRFGDEHPDYGRALQELASCDLRVGNLEDAEIGYRRALAIRMRSVPASALAVAPLRMNLAIAMAARGRNREALDEFRGVLKVLEGARGSDDGEVARVLVNMAFTHHDLGEDEQGLAAATRALAIRERRLGAEHPATGAAHQAVALTASALGHVQEAESHFRRAIEIAERVEGTPARFEPLLGLGELLLAQGRDVELVALVGDDAACTRSGAAVSTCAGLEFLRARMLPRAERLRAIAQAEAARARLGAEQDGTLGRRIAAWLQAQGATPGGRG